A stretch of Nonomuraea africana DNA encodes these proteins:
- the cydC gene encoding thiol reductant ABC exporter subunit CydC: MTTTTQQGAGDTEPMSGRRMGVRLLWAVLAGAAAELTGLGLIASAAWLITRAAEQPPLAALSVAIVAVRAFATSRGVFRYAERLTGHDVALRAQAATRERLYHSLIPPRPPRHGGADLLSRMVDDTDAVQDLLVRCLLPATSALITGLAAVVIAVVVHPAAALVLLAGLVAAGVLLPAGTAAAARRWSARIAPARAALAERVADLVHGSADLAAYGAGDRALSSALEADAALSALERRQSRVHAAALAVGVLVQGLTVAAIVLLAQGSGAGTVATAVLALTALVSFEPVLPLAAAGERFAGISAALRRLKEVRSVPPAVTEPATPAPVPGAPLTVEIADLVVRHAPGGPAAVDGVSLTLTPGRRVALVGPSGAGKSTLLAALMRLVEPESGAITVNGADLRSLDSDDVRTLMTGLTQDPYIFQTTLRDNLRLAGPESTDEDLEQAVRRARLDRWVARTGWDAQLGEDGRTVSGGQLQRLALARALLYDPPVLLLDEPAEALDETAADELMADLLDVTHGRTTLIVTHRLKGLEEVDEIVVMEHGRIIQRGRHDELVARPGYYRDLWQSEALVSG; this comes from the coding sequence ATGACCACCACCACCCAGCAGGGCGCCGGGGACACCGAGCCGATGTCCGGCCGCCGCATGGGCGTCCGCCTGCTGTGGGCCGTGCTCGCCGGGGCGGCCGCCGAACTGACCGGGCTCGGCCTGATCGCCTCGGCCGCCTGGCTCATCACCAGGGCCGCCGAGCAGCCGCCGCTGGCCGCGCTGAGCGTGGCGATCGTCGCGGTGCGGGCGTTCGCCACCAGCAGGGGCGTCTTCCGCTACGCCGAACGCCTGACCGGTCACGACGTCGCCCTGCGGGCCCAGGCCGCCACCCGCGAACGCCTCTACCACTCGCTCATCCCGCCCAGGCCGCCCCGGCACGGCGGCGCGGACCTGCTCAGCCGCATGGTCGACGACACCGACGCGGTCCAGGACCTGCTGGTGCGCTGCCTCCTGCCGGCCACCTCGGCGCTCATCACCGGCCTCGCCGCCGTCGTCATCGCCGTCGTCGTGCACCCCGCCGCGGCGCTGGTGCTGCTGGCCGGGCTGGTGGCCGCGGGCGTGCTGCTGCCCGCCGGCACGGCGGCGGCCGCCCGTCGCTGGTCGGCCCGCATCGCCCCGGCCAGGGCCGCGCTGGCCGAGCGCGTCGCCGATCTGGTGCACGGCTCGGCCGACCTGGCCGCCTACGGCGCGGGCGACAGGGCGCTGTCGAGCGCGCTCGAGGCCGACGCGGCCCTCTCGGCGCTCGAACGCCGCCAGTCCCGTGTCCACGCGGCGGCGCTGGCCGTCGGCGTCCTGGTGCAGGGGCTGACCGTCGCCGCCATCGTGCTGCTGGCGCAGGGGTCCGGCGCGGGCACCGTCGCGACGGCCGTGCTCGCGCTCACCGCCCTGGTCTCCTTCGAGCCCGTCCTGCCGCTGGCCGCGGCGGGGGAGCGGTTCGCGGGGATCTCCGCGGCCCTGCGGCGGCTGAAGGAGGTCCGCTCGGTGCCGCCCGCCGTCACCGAGCCCGCCACGCCGGCGCCGGTGCCCGGCGCGCCGCTGACCGTCGAGATCGCCGACCTGGTCGTACGGCACGCCCCCGGCGGCCCCGCGGCCGTCGACGGGGTGAGCCTCACGCTGACTCCGGGCCGGCGGGTCGCTCTGGTCGGCCCGAGCGGCGCGGGCAAGAGCACGCTGCTGGCCGCACTGATGCGGCTGGTCGAGCCGGAGTCGGGGGCGATCACCGTCAACGGCGCCGACCTCAGGTCCCTCGACTCCGACGATGTCAGGACGCTCATGACCGGCCTGACTCAAGACCCCTACATCTTCCAGACCACGCTGCGCGACAACCTGCGCCTGGCCGGTCCCGAGAGCACGGACGAGGACCTGGAGCAGGCCGTACGGCGGGCCCGCCTGGACCGGTGGGTGGCGCGCACCGGCTGGGACGCCCAGCTCGGCGAGGACGGGCGGACGGTCTCGGGCGGGCAGTTGCAGCGTCTGGCCCTCGCCCGCGCCCTGCTGTACGACCCGCCCGTGCTGCTGCTCGACGAGCCCGCCGAGGCGCTGGACGAGACGGCGGCCGACGAGCTGATGGCCGATCTGCTCGACGTGACGCACGGCCGCACCACGCTGATCGTCACGCACCGCCTGAAGGGCCTGGAGGAGGTGGACGAGATCGTGGTGATGGAGCACGGCCGGATCATCCAGCGCGGACGCCACGACGAGCTGGTCGCCAGGCCCGGTTACTACCGCGATCTCTGGCAGTCGGAGGCACTGGTCTCGGGTTGA
- a CDS encoding cytochrome d ubiquinol oxidase subunit II — protein MEVVWLLAFAVLLTGYFALEGFDLGVGLLMAGRSQERRDRMVAAMAPFVLANEVWLVAVAGVLFGAFPALEGEVIFALYPLVVAMLLGWIVRDAGLWFRRRMDGRAWRGFWDLMISLGSLVLAVGWGMVIGSVAGLPWIAGLALGAVTTALFAFHGRTFLAWREARGGGRSLTLSALAAAAPVIVLLAAVAPHLLDHAAPAATLNVLSLMVVPFAPLMVGAQVWVWRTFRPGKGADRIPSFF, from the coding sequence CGCCGTCCTGCTGACGGGCTACTTCGCCCTCGAGGGCTTCGACCTGGGGGTGGGGCTGCTGATGGCCGGCCGTTCCCAGGAGCGCAGGGACCGCATGGTCGCGGCGATGGCGCCGTTCGTGCTGGCCAACGAGGTATGGCTGGTGGCGGTGGCGGGCGTGCTGTTCGGCGCGTTCCCCGCGCTGGAAGGAGAGGTGATCTTCGCGCTCTACCCGCTCGTCGTGGCCATGCTGCTGGGCTGGATCGTGCGTGACGCGGGTCTGTGGTTCCGCCGCAGGATGGACGGGCGCGCGTGGCGCGGGTTCTGGGATCTGATGATCTCGCTCGGCTCGCTGGTGCTGGCCGTCGGCTGGGGGATGGTGATCGGCTCGGTCGCGGGCCTGCCGTGGATCGCCGGGCTGGCCCTCGGCGCGGTCACCACCGCGCTGTTCGCCTTCCACGGCAGGACCTTCCTGGCCTGGAGGGAGGCGCGCGGCGGGGGCAGGAGCCTGACCCTGTCGGCGCTCGCGGCCGCCGCGCCCGTCATCGTGCTGCTGGCGGCCGTCGCCCCGCACCTGCTCGACCACGCGGCGCCGGCCGCGACGCTGAATGTGCTCAGTCTCATGGTGGTCCCGTTCGCACCCCTCATGGTGGGCGCGCAAGTATGGGTGTGGCGCACCTTCCGTCCAGGCAAGGGCGCCGACCGCATCCCGTCGTTCTTCTAG
- the cydD gene encoding thiol reductant ABC exporter subunit CydD encodes MRAERSVRTHLTATLAAAVIAGLLVLVQAELLAGVLSGRFATGALLVLAAVVGLRALLGWGQGIFAARTSTGVKSALRHRLLARLQDLGPARLSGHRSGELVTLTGRGLDALDPYLTGYLPAMAVAGVVPVAVLVRLFAADLTSAVIVLVTLPLIPIFGALVGMHTKAVTERQWRALSLLGGHFLDVVRGLPTLRAFGRARYQATVIQRVADSHRSATMRTLRVAFLSSLVLELCASLSLALVAVPIGLRLLGGSLDLTTALLVLLLAPEAYLPLRMMGTRFHASMEGVAAADAAFAVLDDAVDPERALAGAAGSAERTSATGLREDARSALTSGGPPEIRLENVTVRYPGRDDPALDDVSLVITPGERVALVGESGGGKSTLLHLLLGFVTPTEGRVLVDGADLAGLDLTAWRDRLAFVPQRPHLFATSVADNIRLGAPSATPDLVRQAAAAAHADEFVSALPDGYDTPVGERGANLSAGQRQRLALARAFCRPGASLLLLDEPTARLDGRSEAAVVTATAELSRGRTAVIVAHRPAMIDLADRVIRIQEGRVVSDTLAEKSLVPGASAAQAGDER; translated from the coding sequence ATGCGAGCCGAGCGTTCGGTACGCACGCATCTGACCGCCACTCTGGCCGCCGCCGTCATCGCCGGGCTGCTCGTGCTCGTCCAGGCCGAACTGCTGGCGGGGGTGCTGTCGGGCAGGTTCGCCACCGGGGCGCTGCTGGTCCTGGCCGCCGTCGTCGGACTGCGCGCGCTGCTCGGCTGGGGGCAGGGGATCTTCGCGGCCCGCACCTCCACGGGGGTGAAGTCCGCGCTGCGTCACCGGCTGCTGGCCCGGCTCCAGGACCTCGGGCCGGCGCGGCTGTCGGGGCACCGATCCGGGGAGCTCGTCACGCTCACCGGTCGCGGCCTCGACGCGCTCGACCCCTACCTGACCGGGTACCTGCCCGCCATGGCGGTGGCGGGCGTGGTGCCGGTGGCCGTCCTCGTCAGGCTGTTCGCCGCCGACCTCACCAGCGCGGTCATCGTGCTGGTGACGCTGCCGCTCATTCCGATCTTCGGGGCGCTGGTCGGCATGCACACCAAGGCCGTCACCGAACGGCAGTGGCGGGCGCTGTCCCTGCTCGGCGGGCACTTCCTCGACGTGGTGCGCGGCCTGCCCACCCTGCGCGCCTTCGGCAGGGCCCGCTACCAGGCGACCGTCATCCAGCGCGTGGCCGACTCGCACCGGTCGGCGACCATGCGGACGCTGCGGGTGGCCTTCCTCTCCTCTCTCGTGCTGGAGCTGTGCGCCTCGCTGTCGCTCGCGCTGGTCGCGGTGCCGATCGGGCTGCGGTTGCTCGGCGGGTCGCTCGACCTGACGACCGCGCTGCTGGTGCTGCTGCTCGCGCCCGAGGCGTACCTGCCGCTGCGGATGATGGGCACCCGCTTCCACGCCTCGATGGAGGGCGTCGCGGCGGCCGACGCGGCCTTCGCCGTCCTGGACGACGCCGTCGACCCCGAGCGGGCCCTGGCCGGCGCCGCCGGCTCGGCCGAGCGGACCTCGGCCACCGGCCTCCGCGAAGACGCCCGATCGGCGCTGACCTCCGGCGGTCCCCCCGAGATCCGCCTGGAGAACGTCACCGTCCGCTATCCGGGGCGCGACGACCCCGCGCTCGACGACGTCTCCCTGGTGATCACGCCGGGGGAGCGGGTGGCGCTGGTGGGGGAGAGCGGCGGCGGCAAGAGCACCCTCCTGCACCTGTTGCTCGGCTTCGTCACCCCCACCGAGGGCCGCGTGCTGGTCGACGGCGCCGATCTGGCCGGCCTCGACCTGACCGCCTGGCGCGACCGGCTGGCCTTCGTGCCCCAGCGCCCCCACCTGTTCGCCACCTCCGTCGCCGACAACATCCGCCTCGGCGCCCCCTCGGCCACCCCTGATCTCGTACGGCAGGCCGCCGCCGCAGCGCACGCCGACGAGTTCGTCAGCGCCCTGCCCGACGGCTACGACACGCCGGTGGGGGAGCGCGGCGCCAACCTGTCGGCCGGCCAGCGCCAGCGGCTGGCGCTGGCCCGCGCGTTCTGCCGTCCCGGCGCCTCGCTGCTGCTGCTCGACGAGCCCACCGCGCGCCTCGACGGCCGCAGCGAGGCGGCCGTCGTCACCGCGACCGCCGAGCTGAGCAGGGGGCGCACCGCCGTGATCGTCGCGCACCGGCCCGCGATGATCGACCTGGCCGACCGCGTGATCCGCATCCAGGAGGGGCGGGTCGTCTCCGACACCCTCGCCGAGAAGAGCCTGGTCCCAGGCGCGAGCGCCGCGCAGGCAGGAGACGAGCGATGA